The Triticum aestivum cultivar Chinese Spring chromosome 3A, IWGSC CS RefSeq v2.1, whole genome shotgun sequence genome includes a region encoding these proteins:
- the LOC123061125 gene encoding probable anion transporter 1, chloroplastic: MLRLLPLTLSTQCRSGGPPPHRCFVDGGSPSQRAGPGLLANNGVRVRVRRRALRGADVQPDTPPSRRDGDKPLHADAEQVEGSGVELLDSVRKLLLKDAEPGEEEQGQFPKRWAIVFLCFSAFLLCNMDRVNMSIAIMPMSAEYGWNPQTVGLIQSSFFWGYLLTQIAGGIWADKVGGKTVLGFGVIWWSVATALTPVAAKLGLPFLLVVRAFMGIGEGVAMPAMNNILSKWVPVSERSRSLALVYSGMYLGSVTGLAFSPFLIHKFGWPSVFYSFGSLGTVWFATWAAKAYSTPLEDPGISAEEKKLIISQTTSGEPVTTIPWGVILSKPPVWALIACHFCHNWGTFILLTWMPTYYNQVLKFNLTESSLFCVLPWLTMAISANVGGWIADTLVSRGTSVTTVRKIMQSIGFLGPAFFLSQLSHIDSPALAVLCMACSQGSDAFSQSGLYSNHQDIGPRYAGVLLGLSNTAGVLAGVFGTAATGYILQHGSWDDVFKLSVTLYLVGTVIWNLFSTGEKIID; the protein is encoded by the exons AtgctccgcctgctcccgctcACCCTCTCCACCCAGTGCCGGAGCGGCGGCCCGCCGCCGCACCGCTGCTTCGTCGACGGCGGCTCGCCGTCCCAGAGAGCCGGGCCAGGGCTCCTCGCGAACAACGGAGTTCGCGTTAGAGTCCGGAGGCGAGCGCTCCGCGGGGCAGACGTCCAGCCGGACACCCCGCCATCGCGCAGGGACGGGGATAAGCCGCTGCACGCGGATGCCGAACAGGTGGAGGGCAGCGGCGTGGAGCTGCTGGACTCGGTAAGGAAGCTGCTGCTGAAGGACGCCGAGccgggggaggaggagcaggggcagTTCCCCAAGCGCTGGGCCATTgtcttcctctgcttctccgccttcctcctctgcaACATGGACCGC GTAAACATGAGCATTGCCATCATGCCCATGTCCGCGGAGTACGGCTGGAACCCGCAAACCGTCGGCCTCATCCAGTCGTCCTTCTTTTGGGGCTACCTCCTAACTCAG ATAGCAGGAGGGATATGGGCAGACAAAGTTGGGGGGAAGACTGTTCTTGGTTTCGGGGTGATTTGGTGGTCGGTCGCCACAGCTCTTACGCCTGTGGCGGCAAAGCTAGGCTTGCCATTTCTCCTTGTTGTGCGTGCTTTTATGGGAATTGGAGAG GGGGTTGCCATGCCCGCAATGAATAATATACTTTCAAAATGGGTTCCTGTATCAGAGAGGAGCAGATCATTAGCTCTTGTATATAGTGGGATGTACCTAGGGTCAGTGACAGGACTCGCATTTTCGCCATTTCTGATACACAAGTTTGGGTGGCCATCAGTCTTCTATTCCTTCGGCTCTCTTGGGACTGTCTGGTTCGCGACATGGGCGGCCAAG GCTTATAGTACTCCACTTGAGGATCCGGGGATTAGTGCTGAAGAAAAGAAGCTTATCATTAGTCAAACCACATCAGGAGAGCCTGTTACAACAATTCCATGGGGAGTAATATTGTCAAAACCGCCTGTTTGGGCACTTATAGCTTGCCACTTTTGCCATAACTGGGGAACTTTTATCTTGCTCACATGGATGCCTACGTACTACAACCAG GTTTTGAAATTCAACCTCACGGAGTCCAGCCTTTTCTGCGTCCTTCCCTGGCTAACAATGGCGATTTCTGCAAATGTTGGTGGTTGGATTGCAGACACACTTGTTAGTAGAGGAACATCAGTGACAACGGTTCGCAAG ATCATGCAATCAATTGGTTTCTTAGGGCCAGCCTTTTTTCTCAGTCAACTGAGCCATATCGATTCACCAGCACTGGCAGTTTTGTGCATGGCTTGTAGCCAG GGAAGTGATGCATTTTCTCAGTCTGGTCTATACTCAAATCATCAAGATATCGGTCCTCGATACGCC GGTGTACTACTTGGTCTCTCCAACACAGCTGGGGTTCTAGCTGGTGTATTTGGCACAGCAGCAACCGGATACATCTTGCAGCATG GTTCTTGGGACGATGTCTTCAAATTGTCTGTAACTCTTTATCTTGTTGGAACTGTGATATGGAATTTATTTTCAACCGGCGAGAAAATTATCGATTGA